One window from the genome of Pyrus communis chromosome 16, drPyrComm1.1, whole genome shotgun sequence encodes:
- the LOC137719850 gene encoding L-type lectin-domain containing receptor kinase IX.1-like translates to MLDSNFNAKLGDFGLARLVDHGLGSQTTVLAGTMGYLAPECVTDGRASKESDVYSFGVVALEISCGRRPVEAKEEPSKVRLVEWVWDLYGNDQILEAVDKRLNMEFDEQQIECLMIVGLWCCHPDPTFRPSIRQVINVLNFKAPMPSLPSKLPVPMYFAPELSMCRFSYTSNLTGSSVKDQTQCLSSSCTT, encoded by the coding sequence ATGttagattcaaatttcaatgCCAAGCTTGGAGATTTTGGGCTTGCAAGGCTTGTAGACCATGGCTTGGGTTCACAAACAACTGTATTAGCAGGCACCATGGGGTATCTAGCCCCAGAGTGTGTGACGGATGGAAGGGCTAGTAAAGAATCCGATGTCTATAGTTTTGGGGTAGTTGCCCTAGAAATTAGCTGTGGAAGAAGGCCCGTCGAAGCAAAGGAGGAACCGAGCAAGGTAAGGCTGGTGGAGTGGGTTTGGGATCTGTATGGAAATGACCAAATACTTGAAGCTGTTGATAAACGATTGAATATGGAATTTGATGAGCAGCAAATTGAGTGCTTGATGATAGTAGGGTTATGGTGTTGCCATCCTGATCCTACCTTTAGGCCTTCTATTAGGCAAGTGATTAATGTTCTCAATTTCAAGGCCCCCATGCCAAGCCTGCCTTCGAAGTTGCCAGTGCCAATGTACTTTGCACCTGAATTGAGTATGTGTAGGTTCTCCTATACGTCTAACCTCACCGGATCATCAGTAAAAGATCAAACTCAGTGTTTGTCTAGCAGTTGCACTACCTAA
- the LOC137721384 gene encoding lectin 7-like: MALFNPIFHLQTQTLPSFLFDFFLFLLLLENAKPFSFNISTFDTNAKDITFQGDAFPSRGVIQLTKNQVDGLLTESAGRASFAQPMRLYDASTGRLTDFTTHFTFVIKALNDTYYGDGISFFLAPFDSKIPENSTGGYLALFSSDSSFNSTKNQIVAVEFDSFQNSWDPSPDHVGINVNSIVSVANVSWKTTMKNGSVGNAWVSYNSSSHNLSVFLTYSKNPKFSTGNSSVSYIVDLSKVLPELVSVGFSAATGAWVEVHNILSWSFSSTLEISSNNEAERKIRIGVSLGAGFGLLSCGLYLFWFISWRRRAKKINEAYDMSMDDEFDKGTGPRRFTYRELSHATNNFSERGKLGEGGFGGVYMGLLTESNTEVAVKRVSRGSKQGKKEYIAEVRIISQLRHRNLVQLIAWCHEQGEFLLVYELMPNGSLDSHLFGMKFHLT, from the coding sequence ATGGCTCTCTTCAATCCAATTTTCCACCTCCAAACACAAACTTTGCCCTCTTTTCTCTTCgacttctttctcttcctcttacTACTCGAAAATGCCAAGCCATTCTCCTTCAACATCTCCACTTTTGATACAAACGCAAAAGATATAACCTTCCAAGGTGATGCCTTCCCATCCAGAGGAGTCATTCAGCTCACAAAGAATCAAGTTGATGGTCTGCTGACTGAAAGTGCAGGTCGGGCCTCATTCGCTCAACCCATGCGCCTTTATGATGCCAGCACGGGGAGGCTCACTGACTTCACAACCCATTTCACCTTTGTCATAAAAGCCTTGAATGATACATACTATGGTGACGGCATATCTTTCTTCCTTGCACCATTTGATTCGAAAATCCCCGAAAATTCAACTGGGGGATACCTTGCTCTATTTAGCTCCGATTCTTCCTTCAACTCCACCAAAAATCAAATTGTTGCTGTAGAGTTTGACAGTTTTCAAAATAGTTGGGATCCAAGTCCTGATCACGTAGGGATCAATGTCAACTCCATTGTCTCAGTAGCCAACGTTTCGTGGAAAACTACCATGAAAAATGGATCAGTAGGAAATGCATGGGTAAGTTATAACTCTAGCTCCCATAATTTAAGTGTGTTCTTAACATATTCCAAAAATCCAAAGTTCAGCACTGGAAATTCTAGTGTTTCGTATATAGTTGATTTGAGCAAGGTTTTGCCGGAGTTAGTAAGCGTCGGTTTTTCTGCTGCCACGGGTGCATGGGTGGAAGTACACAACATTCTGTCTTGGTCATTTAGTTCAACCCTAGAGATCAGTAGTAATAATGaagcagaaagaaaaataagaattgGGGTTAGTTTAGGAGCGGGATTCGGTCTTTTGAGTTGTGGGTTATATCTATTTTGGTTcatctcttggagaagaagggCTAAGAAGATAAATGAGGCATATGATATGTCCATGGATGATGAATTTGACAAGGGAACTGGGCCTCGGAGGTTCACTTACCGTGAATTAAGTCACGCAACAAACAACTTTTCCGAGAGAGGCAAGCTTGGAGAGGGAGGATTTGGAGGAGTCTACATGGGTTTGCTAACTGAATCAAACACAGAAGTGGCTGTGAAGAGAGTATCCAGAGGATCAAAGCAGGGTAAAAAAGAGTACATAGCGGAAGTGAGGATCATCAGTCAATTGAGACACAGAAACTTGGTGCAGCTCATTGCTTGGTGTCATGAACAAGGTGAGTTCCTTCTGGTCTATGAGCTTATGCCAAATGGAAGCCTTGATTCCCACCTGTTTGGAATGAAGTTCCATCTCACTTAG